The following are encoded together in the Fundidesulfovibrio putealis DSM 16056 genome:
- a CDS encoding phage tail protein, with amino-acid sequence MAYTRSTVIDATPSGDSVKQAVLDLDADLTGAFNGLNQLQAALALKINQSEFDQPGGVPRLDSSGKILTTQLPGTGADMPLGMIAAFGLETLPADANWLECNGAELLIADYQALYGVIGNAFGLGNAGYFKLPDLRGEFLRGWDHGRGRDPDAAARTRGDHVGSTQNDIIEKHMHPIGGAVGTGGGGTGVVDCQAWDNSFYNYYTADFNHATDKNLGSLDDYSQTAPARGSETRPVNTAVMYCIKWR; translated from the coding sequence ATGGCCTATACACGTTCGACAGTCATCGATGCAACGCCCTCGGGGGATTCGGTCAAGCAGGCGGTCCTGGACCTGGACGCCGACCTGACCGGAGCCTTCAACGGGCTCAACCAGCTTCAGGCCGCCCTGGCCCTGAAGATCAACCAGTCCGAGTTCGACCAGCCCGGGGGCGTTCCCCGCCTGGACAGCTCGGGCAAAATCCTCACGACCCAGCTGCCCGGCACCGGAGCCGACATGCCTCTGGGCATGATCGCCGCTTTCGGCCTGGAGACGCTGCCCGCCGACGCCAACTGGCTGGAGTGCAACGGCGCGGAGCTGCTGATTGCCGATTACCAGGCCCTCTACGGGGTCATCGGCAACGCCTTTGGTCTGGGAAACGCGGGTTACTTCAAGCTGCCGGATCTTCGCGGCGAGTTCCTTCGCGGCTGGGACCACGGACGCGGCAGGGACCCCGACGCCGCCGCGCGCACGCGTGGCGACCACGTGGGCTCCACACAGAACGACATCATCGAGAAGCACATGCACCCCATCGGCGGGGCCGTGGGCACCGGGGGCGGAGGGACCGGCGTGGTGGACTGCCAAGCCTGGGATAACAGCTTCTACAATTACTACACGGCCGACTTCAACCACGCCACGGACAAGAACCTCGGCTCCCTGGACGACTACTCCCAGACCGCGCCCGCGCGCGGCTCCGAGACTCGTCCGGTGAACACCGCAGTCATGTACTGCATCAAATGGAGATAA
- a CDS encoding phage tail assembly chaperone, with product MILYCFDESGGYTGPVSPALSPARPFVNGQPNYLRPARTTDQAPPQADSHQVPVFDGASWSLVEDHRGTVVFDTSTREPRTVKSLGPLPEGCVPDAPPSALHVWSGGQWREDEALLLAAARRERNARIAACDWTQLPDAPFSATRKLAWAEYRQALRDYPSGWTKAKPWPQPPQE from the coding sequence GTGATCTTATATTGTTTCGACGAATCAGGGGGCTACACCGGCCCCGTTTCCCCGGCCCTGTCCCCGGCCCGGCCTTTCGTGAACGGCCAGCCCAACTACCTGCGCCCGGCCCGCACCACGGATCAGGCTCCTCCCCAGGCCGACTCCCACCAGGTTCCCGTGTTCGACGGCGCGTCCTGGAGCCTGGTCGAAGACCATCGGGGCACGGTGGTCTTCGACACGTCCACCCGCGAACCCCGAACCGTGAAGAGCCTTGGGCCGCTGCCCGAAGGCTGCGTGCCGGACGCGCCCCCCTCGGCGCTGCACGTCTGGTCCGGCGGGCAGTGGCGCGAGGACGAAGCCCTGCTCCTGGCGGCCGCCCGCCGCGAGCGCAACGCCCGCATCGCCGCCTGCGACTGGACCCAGCTGCCCGACGCACCCTTCAGCGCCACCCGCAAGCTGGCCTGGGCCGAGTACCGCCAGGCCCTGCGCGATTATCCTTCCGGCTGGACCAAGGCCAAACCCTGGCCCCAGCCCCCGCAGGAGTAA